One Candidatus Poribacteria bacterium DNA segment encodes these proteins:
- a CDS encoding tetratricopeptide repeat protein translates to MLQTSLTIAAPRYNPEAARLYDAGLRALTFGEQEKAQTVLEKAVALDASLADAHCVLGLIYSGFEKYRDAAEAFQRAVSADENYIEAYCELGDVLLIQLGDIPKAKAVLQKAITLDGNHARARTLLGIVHFRENSTDAAIQELQKAVKLNPVSQTARYTLATAFLQKEAWTPAIDTLKALIEIDPYHAKAHFSLGTAYRRIGEIEAARENLQRFETLSVEEEQLTHLKRFTRQAPTNAEAWYQLGRLQLKRQLWDEGTQSLERYIALAPQEIRGYEALGYAHFQQQNYKQTITMYQKVIQQKPNVATYRNSLAGAYLMLEQYPEAIEQYQTAIRLQPSEPRFYLNLSKAYERSGAQSEAEKIYREYERLTSQSK, encoded by the coding sequence TTGTTACAAACCTCACTCACAATTGCCGCACCTCGATATAATCCTGAAGCAGCGCGGTTGTATGACGCTGGATTACGCGCCCTTACGTTTGGAGAACAGGAAAAAGCACAAACCGTTTTGGAGAAAGCAGTTGCCTTAGATGCGTCATTGGCGGATGCGCACTGTGTTTTGGGATTAATTTACAGCGGCTTCGAGAAATATCGCGACGCTGCCGAAGCGTTTCAGCGTGCTGTTTCGGCAGATGAAAATTATATCGAGGCATATTGCGAACTCGGCGATGTGCTGCTCATCCAATTAGGAGACATCCCAAAGGCGAAAGCCGTTCTACAGAAAGCGATAACACTCGACGGAAATCATGCCCGTGCCAGGACCCTGTTAGGTATCGTCCATTTCCGTGAAAATTCAACGGATGCTGCGATTCAAGAACTTCAGAAGGCTGTAAAGCTGAACCCTGTTTCACAGACGGCGCGTTATACACTCGCGACTGCTTTCCTTCAGAAGGAAGCGTGGACCCCGGCTATAGATACACTGAAAGCACTCATTGAAATCGACCCGTACCATGCCAAAGCACATTTCAGTTTAGGAACGGCATATCGGCGCATTGGTGAAATAGAAGCAGCACGGGAAAATTTACAACGGTTTGAAACGCTTTCCGTTGAGGAAGAACAGCTAACGCATCTGAAAAGATTTACGCGACAGGCGCCTACCAACGCTGAGGCATGGTATCAACTCGGCAGACTCCAATTGAAGCGACAGTTATGGGATGAGGGGACGCAATCCTTGGAACGTTACATCGCGCTCGCACCACAAGAGATCCGAGGCTATGAGGCACTCGGATACGCGCACTTCCAACAGCAGAACTACAAGCAAACAATCACAATGTACCAGAAGGTGATCCAGCAAAAACCCAACGTTGCAACGTACCGTAACAGTTTAGCGGGTGCCTATTTAATGTTAGAACAGTATCCCGAAGCGATTGAACAATACCAGACCGCTATCCGTTTACAGCCCTCCGAACCGCGTTTCTACCTGAACCTTTCTAAAGCATACGAACGCTCCGGGGCACAGTCAGAAGCCGAGAAAATCTATCGAGAATATGAACGACTTACATCACAATCGAAGTGA
- a CDS encoding LamG domain-containing protein — MIKNWTMLLVLTVLGTVLISLHSFAAVDSATAVGVWLFDEGDVSDSSGNGNDGELMNGAEVTDGGKWGMALSLDGDDDYANVANSASLDSTAEAYTGVAWVKLQRKGDPYSGCCADDHMVIAFTTSWNNILNVFGPGRNTNQGKVEVGSQELNPRWLFGPTTVNDDQWHHLAFTYDGAKKILYIDGEVDIDQDTTGAFGVTGVDVHLGGTPTERIALGLMDEIGIFNVSLEQADIQNIMNDGLGSVLGLTPVTPQDRLTTTWANIKSR; from the coding sequence ATGATAAAGAATTGGACAATGCTACTCGTTTTGACGGTTCTGGGGACTGTGTTAATCTCGCTTCACAGTTTTGCCGCGGTTGACAGTGCGACTGCCGTCGGTGTTTGGCTATTCGACGAGGGTGATGTTAGCGATTCGAGTGGTAACGGAAACGACGGTGAACTGATGAACGGTGCCGAAGTTACCGACGGCGGTAAATGGGGAATGGCACTCAGCCTTGATGGAGACGATGACTATGCCAATGTAGCGAACTCAGCCAGTTTAGACAGTACTGCTGAAGCCTACACGGGTGTCGCTTGGGTAAAACTCCAAAGAAAAGGTGACCCGTACAGTGGCTGTTGTGCCGACGACCACATGGTTATCGCATTTACAACAAGTTGGAACAATATCTTGAACGTCTTTGGCCCCGGTAGAAATACGAACCAAGGGAAAGTCGAAGTGGGTAGCCAGGAACTGAATCCACGTTGGCTCTTCGGACCGACTACTGTCAATGACGATCAGTGGCATCACCTCGCCTTCACCTACGATGGCGCGAAGAAAATCCTTTACATCGACGGTGAAGTTGACATCGATCAGGATACAACGGGTGCCTTCGGTGTTACAGGGGTTGATGTGCATTTAGGTGGAACACCGACGGAAAGAATCGCATTAGGGCTCATGGACGAGATCGGGATTTTCAATGTGTCGCTCGAACAAGCCGATATCCAAAACATAATGAACGATGGACTCGGCTCTGTGCTCGGTTTGACACCTGTCACCCCACAGGACCGTCTAACGACGACGTGGGCAAACATTAAGTCGCGATAA